From one Polyangiaceae bacterium genomic stretch:
- a CDS encoding helix-turn-helix transcriptional regulator, translated as MFGDRLARLRKARGYTQTELGELLGISQRVVTYYERESGRPPGHLLPKLAEILGVSVNVLLGNEREREPVHPRHTRLWRKLREVEKLPDADRKTIVRMIDALLARQKLEKRAG; from the coding sequence ATGTTCGGGGACCGGCTAGCCCGCCTCCGCAAGGCCCGCGGCTACACCCAGACCGAGCTCGGCGAGCTGCTCGGCATCTCCCAGCGCGTCGTCACCTACTACGAGCGCGAGAGCGGCAGGCCCCCGGGACACCTGCTGCCCAAGCTCGCCGAAATCCTCGGCGTTAGCGTCAACGTGTTGCTCGGCAACGAGCGCGAGCGTGAGCCCGTCCACCCCCGCCACACCCGCCTCTGGCGCAAGCTCCGCGAGGTCGAGAAGCTCCCCGACGCCGACCGCAAGACCATCGTCCGCATGATCGACGCCCTGCTCGCTCGCCAGAAGCTCGAGAAGCGCGCGGGGTGA